A stretch of the Poseidonibacter antarcticus genome encodes the following:
- the rraA gene encoding ribonuclease E activity regulator RraA, protein MKNIHTADLCDDNQDKDIKVLPSKFKNYGALKRFYGQIETIKLDKSNWRLLEMLRDEDGEGKIVVVDNAQEFFGVVGDRLMAFAAKNNWQAIIVNGYVRDTDETQNINIGLFAIGTCPLRNFEKNSSTRGHEITFEGITFNQGDYIYADNDGVITSKTKLI, encoded by the coding sequence ATGAAAAATATACATACAGCAGATTTATGTGATGATAATCAAGATAAAGATATAAAAGTATTACCATCAAAATTTAAAAATTATGGTGCTTTAAAAAGATTTTATGGACAAATCGAAACTATAAAATTAGATAAAAGCAACTGGCGTTTATTAGAAATGCTAAGAGATGAAGATGGTGAGGGGAAAATAGTTGTTGTGGATAATGCTCAAGAATTCTTTGGAGTTGTAGGAGATAGGTTAATGGCCTTTGCTGCTAAGAATAATTGGCAAGCAATAATAGTAAATGGATATGTAAGAGATACAGATGAAACTCAAAATATTAATATAGGATTATTTGCAATTGGAACTTGTCCTCTAAGAAATTTTGAGAAAAATTCTTCAACAAGAGGACATGAAATAACTTTTGAAGGAATCACTTTTAATCAAGGTGATTATATCTATGCAGATAATGATGGTGTCATAACTAGTAAAACTAAACTTATTTAG
- a CDS encoding DUF6172 family protein: MKKTFKLKVENKNPDRQVESIKHEIRKYIKREKNKPKPEGVDFWRFNCKFAKDTNEPVDIDFNDITKLIDEAASENCETIYMELLSVAGKREPKVETTDTVESTENSEEVETKEEDN, encoded by the coding sequence ATGAAAAAAACATTCAAATTAAAAGTTGAAAACAAAAACCCAGATAGACAAGTAGAATCTATCAAACATGAAATTAGAAAATATATAAAAAGAGAAAAAAACAAGCCAAAACCAGAAGGCGTTGATTTTTGGAGATTTAATTGTAAATTTGCTAAAGATACAAATGAACCTGTAGATATAGATTTTAATGATATTACAAAATTAATTGATGAAGCAGCTAGTGAAAACTGTGAAACTATTTATATGGAACTATTAAGTGTTGCAGGTAAAAGAGAGCCTAAAGTTGAAACTACTGACACAGTAGAGAGTACAGAAAATAGTGAAGAAGTAGAAACAAAAGAAGAAGATAATTAA
- a CDS encoding aldose 1-epimerase family protein: MIYSLENNEIKIKIDSFGAELKSLISLDENIEYLWQGDPKFWNRSSPVLFPIVGKLLDNNYDYENKEYSMSQHGFARDKEFLLVKQNKTMLKFLLKDDEDSLKIYPFVFELYITYEIKDRSLKVSYEVINKSNDKMYFSIGAHPAFNWPLEKNQEKQEDYYFEFEDFEKDSLNRFPLQENGISNNLESVNLEDKKLAISKDIFRNDALIFKNDNINIIVLKNSINKRFIEMKFEASSYLGLWSKPSGAPFVCIEPWCGIADFIDSNKKLEDKVGINILEKNDTFSSSYFIKI; this comes from the coding sequence ATGATTTATAGTTTAGAAAACAATGAAATAAAAATAAAGATAGATAGTTTTGGTGCTGAATTGAAAAGTTTAATATCACTTGATGAAAATATCGAATATTTATGGCAAGGTGATCCAAAATTTTGGAATAGATCTTCGCCTGTTTTATTTCCTATTGTTGGAAAACTATTGGATAATAATTATGATTATGAAAACAAAGAATATTCTATGTCACAACATGGTTTTGCAAGAGATAAAGAGTTTTTATTAGTTAAACAAAATAAAACTATGTTAAAGTTTTTACTAAAAGATGATGAAGATAGTTTGAAAATTTATCCATTTGTTTTTGAATTATATATTACTTATGAAATCAAAGATAGAAGTTTAAAAGTTTCATACGAAGTTATAAATAAATCAAATGATAAAATGTATTTTTCAATTGGAGCTCATCCTGCTTTTAATTGGCCTTTAGAAAAGAATCAAGAAAAGCAAGAAGATTATTATTTTGAATTTGAAGATTTTGAAAAAGATAGTTTAAATAGATTTCCATTACAAGAGAATGGAATTTCAAATAATCTTGAAAGTGTTAACTTAGAAGATAAAAAACTAGCAATTTCTAAAGATATTTTTAGAAATGATGCATTAATTTTCAAAAATGACAATATAAATATTATTGTATTAAAAAATAGTATTAATAAACGATTTATCGAAATGAAATTTGAAGCTTCTTCTTATTTAGGTCTTTGGTCAAAACCAAGTGGTGCGCCTTTTGTTTGTATTGAACCTTGGTGTGGTATTGCTGATTTTATTGATTCAAATAAAAAATTAGAAGATAAAGTGGGAATAAATATATTAGAAAAAAATGATACTTTTTCTAGTTCTTATTTTATTAAGATTTAA
- a CDS encoding DEAD/DEAH box helicase: MSFSNLGLNDSILKAVKEQGYTTPTPIQKQSIPIILTKKDVLAGAQTGTGKTAGFTLPLLQRMTEKQVKGKPYVRALILTPTRELAAQVGESVAMYGKYLPYKSAVIFGGVGINPQKAAIRKGLDILVATPGRLLDLVNQNCLDLSRVEFFVLDEADRMLDMGFIHDIKKVLALLPKHRQNLLFSATFSDDIKKLADNLLNKPTLIEVARRNTSSEIVSQVIHSVDKARKRELLSTLIKKGKWKQVLVFTRTKHGANRLAEQLGKDGISAAAIHGGKSQGARTRALANFKSSEIRVLVATDIAARGIDIDHLPHVVNYELPNIAEDYVHRIGRTGRAGNEGEAISLVCIDELDLLKDIEKLIKKTINNVPIEGFEVDSRIKAEPIQKKRTPRNNNNRSNSRNKQETKKNNPRRNPRANTRKQS, from the coding sequence ATGTCATTTTCAAACTTAGGATTAAACGATTCTATTTTAAAAGCAGTTAAAGAGCAGGGTTATACAACTCCAACTCCAATTCAAAAACAATCAATTCCGATTATTTTAACAAAAAAAGATGTTTTAGCAGGTGCTCAAACAGGTACTGGTAAAACAGCAGGATTTACACTTCCATTATTACAAAGAATGACGGAAAAACAAGTAAAAGGGAAACCTTATGTAAGAGCGTTAATTTTAACTCCAACAAGAGAATTAGCTGCGCAAGTTGGTGAAAGTGTTGCTATGTATGGTAAATATCTTCCTTACAAATCAGCAGTTATTTTTGGTGGAGTTGGAATCAATCCACAAAAAGCAGCAATTAGAAAAGGTTTAGATATTTTAGTTGCAACTCCTGGAAGATTATTAGACTTAGTTAATCAAAATTGTTTAGACTTAAGTAGAGTGGAATTTTTTGTATTAGATGAAGCAGATAGAATGCTTGATATGGGATTTATCCATGATATTAAAAAAGTTTTAGCTTTATTACCAAAGCATAGACAAAATCTTCTTTTTTCAGCTACTTTTTCAGATGATATTAAAAAACTAGCAGATAATTTATTAAATAAACCAACTTTAATTGAAGTAGCAAGAAGAAATACATCTTCAGAGATTGTTTCTCAAGTTATTCATTCAGTTGATAAGGCAAGAAAAAGAGAACTTTTATCAACTCTTATTAAAAAAGGTAAATGGAAACAAGTTTTAGTATTTACTAGAACAAAACACGGTGCAAATAGATTAGCTGAACAATTAGGAAAAGATGGAATTTCTGCAGCTGCTATTCATGGTGGGAAAAGTCAAGGTGCAAGAACAAGAGCTTTAGCAAATTTTAAATCTTCTGAAATCAGAGTTTTAGTAGCAACTGATATAGCTGCACGTGGAATTGATATTGATCATTTACCTCATGTTGTAAATTATGAGTTACCAAATATTGCAGAAGATTATGTACATAGAATAGGTAGAACAGGGCGAGCTGGAAATGAAGGTGAAGCTATTTCACTTGTTTGTATTGATGAGTTAGATTTATTAAAAGATATTGAAAAGTTAATTAAAAAGACAATCAATAATGTACCAATTGAAGGTTTTGAAGTTGATTCTAGAATCAAAGCAGAACCAATTCAAAAGAAAAGAACACCAAGAAATAACAATAATAGAAGTAACAGTAGAAATAAACAAGAAACTAAGAAAAATAATCCAAGACGAAATCCAAGAGCAAATACGAGAAAACAGAGTTAA
- a CDS encoding cold-shock protein, which yields MATLVNGTVKWFNSEKGFGFIEPEDGGKDLFVHYRQINSNGYDRVSLNDNQKVTFEVAQGEKGPQAENVTGL from the coding sequence ATGGCAACATTAGTAAACGGAACAGTAAAATGGTTTAACAGTGAAAAAGGTTTTGGTTTTATTGAACCTGAAGACGGTGGAAAAGATTTATTTGTACATTATAGACAAATAAACAGTAATGGTTACGATAGAGTTTCTTTAAACGACAACCAAAAAGTAACTTTTGAAGTTGCACAAGGTGAAAAAGGTCCTCAAGCGGAAAACGTTACAGGTCTGTAA
- a CDS encoding acyl-[acyl-carrier-protein] thioesterase, with translation MENYFDKEFELRYFEMDKSGKASPITMMTLLQETAADHCYYAGHSLFSLMSENLGWVLLSGMMKMNRYPKYKEKIIIRTWLSKYKSIRGTRENIIYDEDYNIIGKAKGLWLFFDIEKRKPTKIPNYFKENWLSWEETSLDHDISSKIDVIKSAQYLKKFNVNIYDTDTNKHVNNISYLYWLLESIPQEIIDNYYLHSIDGRFLSEAQYGDSIVSFTNKCDYENSFIHNIYIEGNNKPCATAKTIWKPIKE, from the coding sequence ATGGAAAACTATTTTGATAAAGAGTTTGAACTACGATATTTTGAAATGGATAAATCAGGAAAAGCCTCACCCATAACTATGATGACATTACTTCAAGAGACAGCTGCTGATCACTGTTATTATGCTGGACATAGTTTATTTTCTCTTATGTCAGAAAATCTTGGATGGGTATTACTCTCTGGAATGATGAAAATGAATAGATATCCGAAGTATAAAGAGAAAATTATTATTCGAACATGGCTCTCCAAATACAAATCAATTCGAGGAACTAGAGAAAATATTATTTATGATGAAGACTATAATATTATAGGAAAAGCAAAAGGTTTATGGCTCTTTTTTGATATAGAAAAAAGAAAACCTACTAAAATTCCAAATTATTTTAAAGAAAATTGGTTATCTTGGGAAGAAACATCTTTAGATCATGATATATCAAGTAAAATAGATGTCATCAAGTCTGCTCAATATCTAAAAAAGTTTAATGTAAATATATATGATACTGATACTAATAAACATGTAAACAATATTAGTTATCTTTATTGGCTATTAGAATCAATTCCTCAAGAAATCATAGATAACTATTATTTACATTCTATTGATGGACGTTTTCTATCAGAGGCACAGTATGGGGATAGTATTGTATCATTTACAAATAAATGTGATTATGAAAACTCTTTTATTCATAATATTTATATAGAGGGAAATAATAAGCCTTGTGCTACAGCAAAAACAATATGGAAACCAATAAAAGAATAA
- the lolA gene encoding LolA-like outer membrane lipoprotein chaperone, giving the protein MFYKMIFTIIVFFITTNASADIKNLKSFEADFTQSITSINNKVIEYKGKVFIKNTGKILWKYKTPIEKNVYITNDFAIIDEPELEQAIYTQLQSEINIIKLLQTSKKINENNFIANIDAVDYLIETSKSTDKIEQIKYKDKLDNKVEIKFNNQIINKVIEDDIFKFTAPSYYDIIRK; this is encoded by the coding sequence ATGTTTTATAAAATGATATTTACAATTATAGTTTTTTTTATTACAACGAATGCAAGTGCTGATATTAAAAATCTAAAGAGTTTTGAGGCTGATTTCACACAAAGTATTACGTCTATAAACAATAAAGTTATTGAATACAAAGGCAAAGTCTTTATTAAAAATACAGGAAAAATTTTATGGAAATATAAAACTCCAATTGAAAAAAATGTATATATTACAAATGATTTTGCAATTATTGACGAACCAGAATTAGAACAAGCTATTTATACGCAACTTCAAAGTGAAATAAATATAATAAAATTATTACAAACATCAAAAAAAATAAATGAGAATAATTTTATAGCAAATATTGATGCTGTAGATTATTTAATAGAAACTTCAAAAAGTACTGATAAAATTGAACAGATTAAATATAAAGATAAACTAGATAATAAAGTAGAAATTAAATTTAACAATCAAATAATTAATAAAGTAATAGAAGATGATATTTTCAAATTTACAGCTCCTTCATATTATGATATTATAAGAAAGTAA